A window of Fodinibius salicampi contains these coding sequences:
- a CDS encoding lamin tail domain-containing protein, translating to MSNNKTRLCLLLILILAIPSIGYGQSVNFEDGFEDGDFTENPSWSGDDSLYTITSEEENHLLKLNGNAGDNPAYLSVPSTSISGSWEFYIKLDFSPSSGNRADIFLMSDIPDLTGPVNGYALRAGENGSEDVFRIVRYNNGAEEATVLSGTTDISGGGAFRVKVSRVASGEWTLEVAQGYDGILSQEGSIETDNTYTSSSYFGIRSTYTSTRSDKFFFDFKINLPPFAITETVAADNQVTVYFNRPYDQSTVEVSDFSINSEIGSPASISHTDSVTVTLDYNNNFPSGEYILTVDSINDLNGKTITTTAGSFIVFGYSTPQDVIINEFVYDPPSNFGEYIEIKNRSDKYLNLQDWLVGDESGATNIATEELVLEPNEFMVLSSDTTTLFNTFGNQSYVQVWSLPALNNTGDAIKLISDEGELVDSLYYISAWGGEDIALERRSDSTPAIYKGNWGNSSASLGGTPGQSNQISADTQPPALTRLSIISDNTLQLTFDERIDSTFSNSSNYQISNTSINSVTGLAPDTVQLTLSPTLVNAREYQLELSSIEDIFGNTISSYDTTFTYFEISSADSGDVYISEFMFDPPEETPEYIELHNPTDQTFDLREWTINDNTGNQRPITYHQKLLPPDEFIVLTTDSTLLEIYPDISIIDMASRFPVLNNNGDAIVLRDSSDILLDSLQYSQTWGKKEIALERRSEELSAKYKENWENAPNDFGTPGQPNEIEPDATPPLFTDLLISGIQTIRLTFTETLERASANDVAHYSLSTELEITDASLLTDDSIELTLSDSLRNNKDYGLTVTGLTDLFGNITTEQDTSFTYLSISSVDSGGVFINEFMPDPPDEYSEYIELYNPTSYSFNIQGWTINDNTGNLKTITTERYILPPESFIVVAPDQRLLNHYNNIPIIPISNRFPALNNSGDNIVLRDSSGTLLDSLQYSGSWRVSQQALERRSHKLSAVYQANWGSGDIGPGSPGYKNTVSPDTQAPALFSFHISGPKSFQLSFDEWIDATSLENSFSFAEPHQIADTRFLPPDTVNITLSESFQNAHSYTLEIDGIKDLFGNILSNSDTSFTYYEISPADSGQIFINEFSYNPAPGETEYIEIYNSTNQSFNLKEWTLNDNRGTPIPLTPEKLTFPPKSYVVLAPDNTLLNKSPNMNLVEMGNQFPALNNSGDDIVLKTSDGTLLDSLQYTSSWGGDETGLERKVTNVSGTFRENWGPAPDDGGSPGRPNNILKDQEPPKLAKLYPIDESKVQLIFSETITTASAANFANYKISPARDIQLVSVKSDSVTLFLSESLISGQTYEVTVSNISDIFKNSSTSTSQKIEYLHLEEAVHNDIVINEIMHLPAGDQAEFIELYNRSDKNIDLTNWSFGDVTSEITITEPIQFRSHSYLTISGSTTFAQENNNAISLAAFPNLNNAGDALFMRNEAGETIDSLYYEAFWGENRKGYSLERKDPYSASNDASNWQNNTSENNHSAGVQNISFQEDNVPPKLIFANVRANNQIEVHFDEFIRINDDIQFTVDGKTLVSNSFDSSNANKLLLQEFPTELKGKDSKLTVSNFSDFRGNITGSNKISIAQPVQSKDLVINEIMFDPINNPGDNQGDQSEYIELYNTRDYALSLEGLIFHDAPDEKGSVQTLQPVSTTAKWVHPHETVLIYGDQIQNFEQSKLADFYDLKSTNMQDIVRIDRNSLSLASSNDAIYISDSLGAVIDSVHYSDEWHNPNLLDTKGIALERIDPDGPTNISSNWSSSVESKGGTPKARNSIYQDQPPNPQNTGINFAPNPFSPDGDGYEDNLIISYKLDQSDYLLRVNIFDRYGRHIKELADGKPAGFEGTLIWDGRREDERRNRIGIYIIVFEAYDSTSGKDKAFKKTVVIARILN from the coding sequence ATGTCCAACAACAAGACCCGACTATGTCTGTTGCTGATTCTCATTTTGGCGATTCCTTCAATCGGTTACGGACAATCTGTTAATTTTGAAGATGGCTTTGAAGATGGAGATTTTACAGAAAATCCCTCATGGTCCGGAGACGATAGCCTTTATACCATCACATCGGAAGAAGAGAATCATCTTCTAAAGCTAAATGGCAATGCAGGAGACAATCCTGCCTACCTCTCCGTTCCTTCAACCTCAATATCCGGAAGCTGGGAGTTCTATATCAAACTCGATTTTTCTCCTTCCAGTGGCAATCGTGCTGATATTTTCCTAATGAGCGATATTCCAGATCTGACAGGACCCGTTAACGGTTATGCCTTACGCGCCGGCGAAAACGGATCTGAAGATGTTTTTCGCATTGTTCGTTATAACAATGGAGCCGAAGAAGCAACTGTTCTTTCCGGCACCACCGATATAAGCGGTGGCGGTGCATTCAGAGTTAAAGTCAGCCGGGTCGCAAGTGGTGAATGGACCCTTGAGGTGGCTCAAGGTTATGATGGAATCCTATCTCAAGAGGGAAGCATCGAGACAGATAACACATATACAAGCTCCAGTTATTTTGGCATCCGATCCACATATACTTCTACCCGATCAGATAAATTCTTTTTCGACTTTAAAATTAATCTTCCCCCTTTTGCTATTACCGAAACAGTTGCAGCAGATAACCAGGTTACGGTCTACTTTAACCGGCCCTATGATCAATCAACCGTGGAGGTATCGGACTTTTCCATAAACAGCGAGATAGGATCACCTGCTTCCATAAGCCATACCGACTCGGTCACCGTAACCCTGGACTATAACAACAATTTCCCGTCGGGAGAATACATCCTCACGGTTGATAGCATAAATGATTTAAACGGAAAAACGATTACTACTACAGCTGGCTCTTTTATCGTATTTGGATATTCAACCCCCCAGGATGTCATTATAAACGAGTTTGTATACGACCCTCCCTCCAATTTTGGTGAATACATAGAAATTAAAAACAGATCGGATAAATACCTGAACCTTCAGGACTGGCTCGTCGGAGATGAAAGCGGTGCAACTAATATTGCAACCGAGGAGCTTGTGCTGGAACCAAATGAATTTATGGTGTTATCATCGGATACTACTACCCTATTTAATACATTCGGGAATCAGTCATATGTACAGGTATGGTCACTACCGGCACTGAATAATACGGGAGACGCAATCAAACTCATATCTGATGAGGGCGAACTAGTTGATTCCTTGTATTACATCTCGGCCTGGGGCGGAGAAGATATAGCATTAGAACGCCGTTCAGATTCAACACCAGCTATATACAAGGGAAACTGGGGCAATTCATCTGCATCGCTGGGCGGGACTCCAGGACAGTCCAATCAAATTTCAGCTGATACACAGCCCCCTGCTCTTACCCGGCTTAGTATAATCTCCGATAATACACTACAACTGACTTTCGATGAGCGAATTGACTCTACATTTTCCAACAGCTCTAATTATCAGATCAGCAATACCAGTATAAATTCGGTTACTGGATTAGCTCCAGATACAGTTCAACTAACGTTATCCCCTACCCTGGTCAATGCCCGGGAATACCAGCTCGAACTTTCAAGTATTGAGGATATTTTCGGCAATACTATTAGCAGCTATGATACCACATTCACCTATTTTGAAATATCATCCGCTGATTCCGGAGATGTATATATCAGTGAATTTATGTTTGATCCTCCTGAGGAAACACCAGAATATATTGAACTACATAATCCGACAGACCAAACTTTCGATCTCAGAGAATGGACTATAAATGACAATACGGGCAATCAAAGACCAATTACATACCATCAAAAGTTACTACCTCCGGATGAATTCATCGTTTTAACAACAGATTCGACCCTCCTGGAAATCTATCCGGATATTTCAATCATTGATATGGCATCCCGATTCCCTGTTTTAAACAATAATGGAGATGCTATTGTGCTCCGAGATTCTTCGGACATATTGTTGGATTCCCTGCAATATTCTCAAACCTGGGGTAAAAAAGAAATTGCATTGGAACGACGCAGCGAAGAATTATCCGCCAAGTATAAAGAAAATTGGGAAAATGCGCCTAACGATTTTGGAACTCCAGGTCAACCGAATGAAATAGAACCGGACGCCACGCCCCCTTTGTTTACTGATTTATTGATTAGTGGAATTCAAACCATAAGACTTACTTTCACAGAAACCTTGGAACGTGCTTCGGCCAATGATGTAGCTCATTACTCTCTTTCAACTGAGCTGGAAATCACCGATGCCTCACTTTTAACTGATGATTCAATAGAACTTACGTTATCTGACTCCCTACGCAATAACAAAGACTATGGCCTCACCGTAACTGGCCTTACGGATCTTTTTGGGAATATTACAACTGAGCAGGACACCTCTTTTACCTATCTTTCAATCTCATCGGTGGATTCCGGGGGCGTATTCATTAATGAGTTTATGCCTGATCCACCGGATGAGTACTCGGAATACATTGAGCTCTATAACCCAACATCTTATTCATTTAATATTCAGGGTTGGACAATTAATGATAATACCGGCAATCTGAAAACTATCACGACCGAAAGGTATATTCTTCCACCTGAAAGTTTTATTGTTGTTGCACCTGATCAAAGGTTACTCAATCACTATAACAATATTCCAATTATTCCGATAAGTAATCGCTTTCCAGCACTTAACAATAGTGGAGATAACATTGTATTGCGTGATTCTTCGGGTACGCTATTAGATTCTTTACAATATTCAGGATCATGGCGCGTATCCCAACAAGCCCTCGAGCGGCGAAGCCACAAGCTATCAGCAGTATACCAAGCTAATTGGGGAAGTGGAGATATTGGTCCGGGCTCTCCGGGTTACAAAAATACGGTATCACCCGATACACAAGCGCCTGCTTTATTTTCTTTTCATATATCCGGGCCCAAATCCTTTCAACTTTCTTTCGACGAGTGGATTGATGCTACCTCTTTGGAGAATAGCTTTTCTTTTGCCGAACCTCATCAAATTGCAGATACCCGTTTCCTTCCACCAGATACGGTCAATATCACACTATCTGAATCATTTCAAAATGCTCATTCCTATACGCTTGAAATTGATGGAATAAAGGATCTTTTTGGGAATATACTCTCTAATTCTGACACTTCATTCACCTACTACGAGATTAGTCCGGCAGATTCGGGACAAATATTTATTAATGAGTTTTCCTATAATCCTGCTCCCGGAGAAACCGAGTATATCGAAATATATAATTCTACCAACCAATCCTTTAACCTGAAAGAATGGACGCTGAATGATAACCGCGGGACTCCCATCCCCTTAACTCCGGAGAAGTTAACCTTTCCACCGAAAAGCTATGTTGTTCTTGCTCCTGATAATACTCTACTGAATAAAAGTCCGAATATGAATCTTGTTGAAATGGGGAATCAATTCCCTGCTCTGAATAACAGCGGCGATGATATTGTTTTAAAAACCAGCGACGGTACTTTACTGGATTCCCTGCAATACACTTCCAGCTGGGGTGGAGATGAAACAGGGTTAGAACGAAAGGTAACTAATGTTTCCGGAACGTTTAGAGAAAACTGGGGGCCTGCCCCTGATGATGGCGGAAGTCCGGGTCGACCAAATAACATTCTAAAAGATCAAGAACCGCCGAAACTGGCAAAACTCTACCCGATTGATGAATCAAAGGTGCAACTGATATTTTCAGAAACCATTACCACAGCAAGTGCGGCGAACTTTGCAAATTATAAAATATCTCCCGCTCGGGACATTCAGCTTGTATCGGTAAAGTCCGATTCTGTTACATTATTTCTGTCTGAGTCCCTAATTTCAGGCCAAACCTACGAAGTTACTGTTTCAAACATCTCAGATATTTTTAAGAATTCAAGCACTTCAACAAGCCAGAAAATCGAGTACTTACATCTTGAAGAGGCGGTACACAATGACATCGTGATCAATGAAATCATGCATCTCCCCGCAGGTGATCAGGCTGAATTTATAGAACTCTATAACAGATCTGATAAAAATATTGATCTTACCAACTGGTCCTTCGGTGACGTTACGAGTGAAATAACCATTACGGAACCTATTCAGTTTCGGTCTCACAGCTATCTCACCATCAGTGGAAGCACTACTTTTGCTCAGGAAAATAACAATGCTATTAGCTTGGCGGCATTTCCGAACCTAAATAATGCAGGCGATGCCCTTTTTATGAGGAATGAAGCTGGAGAAACCATTGATTCGCTTTACTATGAAGCATTCTGGGGAGAAAACAGGAAAGGATATTCTCTGGAGCGAAAAGATCCGTATTCGGCTTCAAATGATGCTTCCAACTGGCAAAATAACACTTCAGAAAACAACCATTCAGCCGGAGTCCAAAACATCAGTTTTCAAGAGGACAATGTTCCACCAAAGCTTATATTTGCCAACGTTCGCGCTAACAACCAGATTGAAGTTCATTTTGATGAATTCATCAGGATAAATGACGATATTCAGTTCACTGTAGACGGCAAAACTCTTGTTTCCAATTCCTTTGACTCATCCAATGCCAATAAGCTTCTCCTTCAGGAATTCCCCACAGAGCTCAAAGGAAAAGATTCAAAACTAACGGTATCAAACTTCTCTGATTTTCGGGGAAATATAACCGGAAGCAACAAAATTTCTATTGCTCAACCGGTACAGTCCAAGGATCTAGTCATTAATGAAATTATGTTTGACCCGATAAATAATCCTGGTGATAATCAAGGCGATCAAAGTGAATACATTGAACTCTATAATACACGGGATTACGCCTTGTCTTTAGAAGGGCTCATATTTCACGACGCCCCGGATGAGAAAGGTTCGGTTCAAACACTTCAACCGGTTTCAACCACCGCCAAGTGGGTCCACCCACATGAAACCGTACTAATATATGGCGATCAGATCCAAAATTTTGAACAATCTAAACTGGCTGACTTTTATGATTTAAAATCTACCAATATGCAAGATATCGTTCGCATTGACCGAAACAGTTTAAGCTTAGCCTCCAGTAATGATGCTATCTATATTTCCGATAGTTTGGGAGCCGTAATTGACTCGGTTCACTACAGCGATGAATGGCATAACCCCAATCTACTTGATACCAAAGGAATCGCCCTTGAGCGTATTGATCCGGATGGCCCAACGAATATCTCATCAAACTGGAGTTCAAGTGTGGAATCGAAAGGAGGTACACCAAAGGCTCGAAATTCCATCTATCAGGATCAGCCTCCAAATCCGCAAAATACAGGAATTAATTTTGCCCCCAACCCCTTCTCACCGGATGGGGATGGCTATGAGGATAACCTGATTATTTCCTATAAATTGGATCAGTCAGATTACCTACTCCGCGTTAATATTTTTGATCGCTATGGAAGGCATATCAAGGAGCTTGCAGATGGCAAACCCGCCGGGTTTGAGGGAACACTGATCTGGGATGGCCGCCGTGAGGACGAACGTCGCAACCGCATAGGTATTTATATTATCGTTTTTGAGGCCTATGACAGTACCTCCGGTAAAGACAAAGCATTTAAAAAAACGGTGGTGATCGCACGAATACTAAATTAG
- the asd gene encoding aspartate-semialdehyde dehydrogenase, with translation MKNLNVGILGATGAVGQKFIRLLETHPWFTISSLGASKRSAGKKYKQAVHWIEKTELPSNASDIVVTECIPSEFADVDFVFSGLDSSVAGDIEKSFAEAGIPVISNAKNYRTHEQVPLLVPEVNPDHAELITKQSFSKNGDGWIVTNPNCVSVPLSMSLKPLDDAFGIEAVVVTSMQSISGAGYPGVASLDIVANVVPYIGGEEDKVETESTKLLGRVNENSIAYRDFPIQATAVRVPTVDGHLLSVSVSLETKPESIDEVRKAFTDWKNPIAELDLPSSPETPVRLYEEDRHPQPRLHADREGGMQTAVGRLRKGKVMDIGYVTLAHNTIRGAAGGAILNGELLAAKGYFK, from the coding sequence ATGAAAAATCTTAACGTTGGAATTTTAGGTGCCACTGGTGCCGTCGGACAAAAATTTATCCGTTTACTCGAAACCCATCCCTGGTTTACTATAAGTTCACTGGGAGCTTCGAAACGATCAGCCGGAAAAAAATACAAACAGGCCGTCCATTGGATTGAAAAAACCGAGCTACCTTCCAACGCATCAGACATTGTAGTTACCGAATGTATCCCCTCGGAATTCGCTGATGTTGACTTTGTCTTTTCAGGTCTGGATTCATCGGTAGCCGGGGATATAGAAAAGAGTTTTGCTGAAGCAGGAATACCTGTTATCTCGAATGCAAAGAATTATCGCACGCACGAGCAGGTTCCATTATTGGTTCCGGAAGTAAATCCCGATCATGCTGAACTCATCACAAAGCAAAGCTTCAGCAAGAATGGTGATGGGTGGATTGTCACCAACCCGAATTGCGTATCGGTACCGCTTTCCATGTCGCTTAAGCCTCTCGACGATGCTTTTGGCATTGAGGCTGTTGTTGTGACTTCTATGCAATCGATCTCAGGGGCTGGATATCCCGGCGTAGCCAGCCTGGATATTGTAGCAAACGTGGTGCCCTATATTGGTGGTGAAGAAGACAAAGTGGAAACCGAATCAACCAAATTGCTTGGACGTGTAAATGAAAACAGCATTGCCTACAGAGATTTCCCCATCCAGGCAACGGCCGTACGGGTTCCGACGGTCGACGGACATCTGCTTTCCGTTTCAGTATCATTAGAAACTAAACCTGAGAGCATAGATGAAGTGCGAAAGGCCTTTACCGATTGGAAAAATCCAATTGCTGAACTTGACCTACCGTCCTCACCTGAAACTCCGGTACGTTTATATGAGGAAGACCGTCATCCTCAACCGCGACTTCATGCAGATCGTGAAGGCGGCATGCAAACAGCTGTGGGTCGTCTGAGAAAAGGAAAAGTAATGGACATAGGATATGTAACCTTGGCTCATAATACAATCCGCGGAGCAGCTGGTGGAGCCATCTTGAATGGCGAACTATTGGCTGCCAAAGGCTATTTTAAGTAA
- a CDS encoding glycine--tRNA ligase, whose protein sequence is MSVTELENLDTIVSLAKARGFIYQSSEIYGGLGAVYDYGPLGTELKRNIRDHWWKVMTQYHDNIVGLDASIFMHPKVWEASGHVEGFNDPMIDDKQSNKRYRADMLVEEHIAKLRKDGKEEEADELQELLDTTGKREGLCKDLHKLIIENEIRAPESGAFDWTDVRQFNLMFKTQFGATSSGDDDDAVYLRPETAQGIFVNFKNVMDTARQKIPFGIAQVGKAFRNEVVARQFVFRMREFEQMEMQYFVEPGTDEENYEKWLSKRLDWHKELGIREHKLRTHPHPEDKLAHYAVSAADIQYEYPIGWQEVEGVHNRTDFDLSQHHEYSGKKLEYYDQKKQKRYTPYVIETSIGLDRAVMMVLCDAYREEEVDGDSRTVLKLNPKIAPTKIGIFPLIKKDKLQDLAHKIEHDLREDYNVLYDESGSIGKRYRRQDEAGTPFCITVDFDGVESEGEDTVTIRYRDDMTQDRVPVSRLREVIGEKMRSWKPE, encoded by the coding sequence ATGTCCGTTACTGAACTCGAAAATTTAGATACTATTGTTTCGCTGGCAAAAGCCCGCGGGTTTATTTATCAATCATCAGAAATTTATGGTGGCTTGGGGGCCGTCTATGATTATGGTCCGCTGGGAACCGAATTAAAGCGTAATATCCGGGATCACTGGTGGAAGGTGATGACTCAGTATCACGATAATATTGTGGGGCTGGATGCTTCTATCTTTATGCATCCCAAAGTGTGGGAGGCCAGCGGACACGTGGAGGGATTCAACGATCCGATGATTGATGATAAGCAGTCCAATAAACGGTATCGGGCAGATATGCTGGTGGAAGAACATATCGCAAAACTTCGTAAAGACGGTAAGGAAGAGGAGGCTGATGAACTCCAAGAGCTGTTGGATACAACGGGCAAACGCGAAGGTTTGTGCAAAGATCTCCATAAGTTAATTATAGAAAATGAGATCCGGGCACCCGAATCTGGGGCGTTTGACTGGACGGATGTGCGTCAATTTAATCTGATGTTTAAAACCCAATTTGGTGCGACCTCTTCGGGAGACGATGATGATGCGGTGTATCTGCGCCCTGAAACAGCACAAGGGATTTTTGTGAATTTTAAGAACGTGATGGATACCGCCCGCCAAAAAATTCCCTTTGGTATCGCACAGGTCGGGAAAGCTTTTCGCAATGAGGTGGTTGCCCGGCAGTTTGTATTCCGAATGCGCGAGTTTGAGCAGATGGAAATGCAGTACTTTGTGGAACCCGGAACGGATGAAGAAAATTATGAAAAATGGTTATCTAAACGATTGGATTGGCATAAAGAACTGGGTATTCGTGAGCATAAGTTGCGTACCCATCCCCATCCGGAAGATAAACTAGCTCACTATGCGGTTTCTGCCGCCGATATTCAATATGAATATCCCATAGGATGGCAGGAAGTAGAAGGGGTACACAATCGAACAGATTTTGACTTGAGTCAGCACCATGAGTATTCCGGAAAAAAGCTGGAGTATTATGACCAAAAGAAGCAGAAGCGTTACACTCCCTATGTAATTGAAACGTCTATTGGATTGGATCGGGCTGTAATGATGGTACTTTGTGATGCCTATCGAGAAGAGGAAGTAGATGGAGATAGCCGTACAGTGTTAAAGCTTAACCCAAAGATAGCACCAACGAAAATCGGTATTTTCCCACTTATCAAAAAAGATAAGCTGCAGGATCTCGCGCACAAAATTGAGCACGATCTGCGCGAAGATTACAATGTGCTGTATGATGAGTCGGGTTCTATAGGTAAACGTTATCGCCGCCAGGATGAAGCCGGAACTCCCTTCTGTATCACCGTTGATTTCGATGGGGTAGAATCTGAGGGAGAGGATACCGTTACGATTCGTTATCGTGACGATATGACCCAAGACCGCGTACCGGTAAGCCGTCTACGCGAGGTGATTGGAGAAAAGATGAGAAGCTGGAAACCGGAATAG
- a CDS encoding peptidoglycan DD-metalloendopeptidase family protein — MVGLEFSNTHFAKVMDYPDEMFVFDFTEGYDPEFIRSKEWGIGRYNEKRSEMYVAPQYQSRRDIHMGIDIWTKAGADVYSFYEGEVAYIRYNDQPGDYGPTFVVEYSIEETTLFALYGHLSKESLEKVSVGESISTGEQIAELGSEEVNGGWVPHLHLQLSLEDPGEADMPGVVAEENLEEALSAYPDPRTVLGPLY, encoded by the coding sequence ATGGTAGGGCTTGAATTTTCGAATACGCATTTCGCCAAGGTTATGGATTATCCTGACGAGATGTTTGTGTTTGATTTTACGGAAGGCTACGACCCCGAGTTTATTCGGTCGAAGGAATGGGGGATAGGTCGATATAACGAGAAAAGAAGCGAGATGTATGTTGCTCCTCAATATCAGAGCCGTCGTGATATTCATATGGGCATTGATATATGGACTAAAGCCGGAGCCGATGTCTATTCGTTTTATGAAGGAGAAGTTGCCTATATACGGTATAACGACCAGCCGGGTGATTACGGACCGACGTTCGTAGTCGAATATTCCATAGAAGAAACGACTCTTTTTGCATTATATGGGCACTTGTCAAAAGAATCACTCGAAAAGGTTAGTGTGGGGGAGAGTATCTCAACGGGAGAGCAAATTGCAGAACTTGGCAGCGAGGAGGTAAATGGTGGATGGGTTCCCCATCTCCACTTACAACTTTCACTAGAAGATCCGGGAGAGGCGGATATGCCGGGGGTAGTGGCGGAAGAAAACCTTGAGGAGGCTCTGTCAGCCTATCCCGATCCCCGAACGGTACTGGGACCTCTTTATTGA
- the rocD gene encoding ornithine--oxo-acid transaminase, which yields MITTEQAISLEDKYGAHNYHPLPVVLSKGEGVFVWDPEGNRYYDFLSAYSAVNQGHCHPRIIKKLKEQAEKLTLVSRAFYSDQLGAYEEYMSELFGYDKLLPMNTGAEGVETAIKLCRKWSYEKKNLTPEKATIIVAKGNFHGRTTSIISFSNDPVARKNFGPYTPGFVSIPYNDLDALEQALQEKDVAGFLVEPIQGEAGVKVPDEGYLTKASELCQKYDTLLIADEIQTGIARTGKMLCVDHENVRPDIVILGKALSGGAYPVSAVLANDDIMECLRPGEHGSTYGGNPLACAVTMEALDVIREENLAENAKKLGEIFRKAMADFIEDSSLVSLVRGKGLLNAIVIDDSPESDTAWNICLQLKENGLLAKPTHGNIIRFAPPLVMTETQLRDCISIITDTISTYEQENELN from the coding sequence ATGATTACCACCGAACAAGCAATATCCCTTGAAGATAAATATGGAGCGCATAACTACCACCCGTTGCCGGTAGTGCTATCCAAAGGAGAAGGTGTTTTTGTTTGGGACCCGGAAGGTAATCGCTATTATGACTTTCTATCAGCTTATTCTGCCGTTAACCAGGGGCACTGTCATCCCCGTATTATTAAAAAATTAAAAGAACAAGCCGAAAAGCTTACTTTGGTTTCCCGTGCTTTTTACAGCGATCAGCTGGGTGCTTATGAAGAGTATATGAGTGAGCTGTTCGGTTATGACAAACTCCTGCCCATGAACACAGGTGCAGAAGGAGTTGAAACAGCCATTAAACTTTGCCGCAAATGGTCCTACGAAAAAAAGAATCTCACTCCTGAAAAAGCGACCATTATTGTAGCCAAAGGTAATTTCCATGGCCGGACCACCAGTATCATTTCTTTTTCCAACGATCCGGTAGCCCGAAAAAATTTCGGTCCTTATACTCCGGGCTTTGTTTCTATTCCCTACAACGATCTTGATGCGCTTGAGCAGGCTTTACAGGAAAAGGATGTCGCCGGATTTCTGGTTGAACCTATACAGGGAGAAGCCGGTGTAAAGGTGCCTGATGAAGGATATCTTACAAAAGCATCGGAGCTTTGCCAGAAATACGATACCCTGTTGATTGCAGATGAAATTCAAACAGGCATTGCCCGCACCGGGAAGATGCTTTGCGTCGATCACGAAAATGTGCGCCCCGATATTGTAATCCTTGGTAAAGCCCTTTCGGGCGGAGCCTATCCCGTATCCGCCGTATTGGCAAATGATGATATCATGGAGTGTCTGCGACCCGGTGAACACGGATCTACTTATGGAGGAAATCCATTGGCATGCGCCGTCACCATGGAAGCACTGGATGTTATTCGCGAAGAAAACCTGGCTGAAAATGCTAAAAAACTAGGGGAAATATTCCGTAAGGCTATGGCAGATTTCATTGAAGACTCTTCTCTGGTTAGTCTTGTTCGTGGAAAAGGATTACTCAATGCTATTGTCATCGATGACAGTCCTGAAAGCGATACGGCCTGGAACATTTGCCTTCAGCTTAAGGAAAACGGTTTGCTTGCAAAGCCTACCCATGGGAACATCATCCGCTTTGCCCCCCCGTTGGTAATGACAGAAACCCAGCTTCGGGATTGCATATCAATTATTACCGATACGATCAGCACTTACGAACAAGAAAATGAATTAAATTAA